One part of the Sciurus carolinensis chromosome 6, mSciCar1.2, whole genome shotgun sequence genome encodes these proteins:
- the Atpsckmt gene encoding ATP synthase subunit C lysine N-methyltransferase isoform X1, with the protein MEGGGTLPETLKEKPQLGHILPTSLEANGVKRSPWGFFCTGIVGGVLVVVYAVATPFITPALRTICLPFVPATSKQIENVVKMLRCRRGSLVDIGSGDGRVVIAAAKEGFAAVGYELNPWLVWYSRYRAWQEGVHGSAKFYISDLWKVTFSQYSNVVIFGVPQMMPHLEKKLELELEDDARVIACRFPFPHWIPDHVTGEGIDTVWAYDVSTFRGREKRP; encoded by the exons atggagggaggag GTACACTCCCAGAAACACTTAAAGAAAAACCGCAGTTGGGACACATTCTACCCACAAGTTTGGAAGCCAACGGTGTGAAGAGAAGCCCTTGGGGGTTCTTCTGTACTGGGATTGTTGGTGGAGTGCTAGTGGTTGTGTATGCTGTAGCTACACCATTTATCACACCAGCCCTGCGAACAATTTGTCTGCCTTTTGTGCCTGCAACTTCAAAGCAGATTGAAAATGTCGTGAAGATGTTGAGATGCAGAAGAGGATCCCTGGTAGACATTGGTAGCGGCGATGGACGTGTT GTGATAGCAGCTGCAAAGGAAGGATTTGCAGCAGTTGGTTATGAACTAAATCCATGGCTGGTTTGGTACTCCAGATACCGTGCTTGGCAAGAAGGTGTGCATGGCTCTgccaaattttatatttcagatttATGGAAG GTCACCTTTTCGCAGTACTCAAATGTCGTCATTTTCGGCGTGCCTCAGATG ATGCCGCATTTGGAGAAgaaacttgaacttgaacttgaggaTGATGCAAGAGTCATTGCTTGCCGGTTCCCTTTCCCGCACTGGATCCCAGACCATGTTACTGGAGAAGGGATAGATACTGTGTGGGCTTATGACGTGAGcacttttagaggaagagaaaagaggccCTGA
- the Atpsckmt gene encoding ATP synthase subunit C lysine N-methyltransferase isoform X2 — MEGGGTLPETLKEKPQLGHILPTSLEANGVKRSPWGFFCTGIVGGVLVVVYAVATPFITPALRTICLPFVPATSKQIENVVKMLRCRRGSLVDIGSGDGRVVIAAAKEGFAAVGYELNPWLVWYSRYRAWQEGHLFAVLKCRHFRRASDDAAFGEET; from the exons atggagggaggag GTACACTCCCAGAAACACTTAAAGAAAAACCGCAGTTGGGACACATTCTACCCACAAGTTTGGAAGCCAACGGTGTGAAGAGAAGCCCTTGGGGGTTCTTCTGTACTGGGATTGTTGGTGGAGTGCTAGTGGTTGTGTATGCTGTAGCTACACCATTTATCACACCAGCCCTGCGAACAATTTGTCTGCCTTTTGTGCCTGCAACTTCAAAGCAGATTGAAAATGTCGTGAAGATGTTGAGATGCAGAAGAGGATCCCTGGTAGACATTGGTAGCGGCGATGGACGTGTT GTGATAGCAGCTGCAAAGGAAGGATTTGCAGCAGTTGGTTATGAACTAAATCCATGGCTGGTTTGGTACTCCAGATACCGTGCTTGGCAAGAAG GTCACCTTTTCGCAGTACTCAAATGTCGTCATTTTCGGCGTGCCTCAGATG ATGCCGCATTTGGAGAAgaaacttga
- the Cct5 gene encoding T-complex protein 1 subunit epsilon, with product MASVGTLAFDEYGRPFLIIKDQDRKSRLMGLEALKSHIMAAKAVANTMRTSLGPNGLDKMMVDKDGDVTVTNDGATILSMMDVDHQIAKLMVELSKSQDDEIGDGTTGVVVLAGALLEEAEQLLDRGIHPIRIADGYEQAARIAIEHLDKISDRVLVDIKNPEPLIQTAKTTLGSKVVNSCHRQMAEIAVDAVLTVADMERRDVDFELIKVEGKVGGRLEDTKLIKGVIVDKDFSHPQMPKKVENAKIAILTCPFEPPKPKTKHKLDVTSVEDFKALQKYEKEKFEEMIQQIKETGANLAICQWGFDDEANHLLLQNNLPAVRWVGGPEIELIAIATGGRIVPRFSELTQEKLGFAGLVQEISFGTTKDKMLVIEQCKNSRAVTIFIRGGNKMIIEEAKRSLHDALCVIRNLIRDNRVVYGGGAAEISCALAVSQEADKCPTLEQYAMRAFADALEVIPMALSENSGMNPIQTMTEVRARQVKEMNPALGIDCLHKGTNDMQQQHVIETLIGKKQQISLATQMVRMILKIDDIRKPGESEE from the exons ATGGCCTCCGTGGGGACCCTCGCGTTCGATGAATATGGGCGCCCCTTCCTCATCATCAAGGATCAGGACCGCAAGTCTCGGCTTATGGGACTTGAGGCCCTTAAG tCTCATATAATGGCTGCAAAGGCTGTAGCAAATACAATGAGAACATCTCTTGGACCAAATG GACTGGATAAGATGATGGTAGATAAGGATGGCGATGTGACCGTAACTAATGATGGGGCCACCATTTTAAGCATGATGGATGTTGATCATCAGATTGCCAAGTTGATGGTTGAGCTGTCCAAATCCCAGGATGATGAAATTGGAGATGGAACCACAGGAGTAGTTG TCCTGGCTGGTGCCTTGCTGGAAGAAGCTGAGCAGCTGCTAGACCGAGGCATTCACCCCATCAGGATCGCTGATGGCTACGAGCAGGCCGCCCGCATTGCTATTGAGCACCTGGACAAGATCAGTGATCGTGTGCTCGTTGACATAAAGAACCCTGAACCTCTGATTCAGACTGCAAAAACTACACTGGGCTCCAAAGT TGTCAACAGTTGTCATCGACAAATGGCCGAGATTGCTGTGGATGCTGTCCTTACTGTGGCAGATATGGAACGGAGAGACGTTGACTTTGAGCTCATCAAAGTAGAAGGCAAAGTGGGTGGGAGGCTGGAGGACACCAAACTGATTAAGGGCGTAATCGTGGACAAGGATTTCAGTCACCCACAGATGCCAAAA aAAGTGGAGAACGCAAAGATTGCAATTCTCACATGTCCATTTGAACCACCTAAACCAAAGACAAAGCACAAGCTGGATGTAACCTCTGTAGAAGATTTTAAAGCccttcaaaaatatgaaaaggagaaGTTTGAAGAGATGATTCAACAA ATTAAAGAAACTGGTGCTAACCTAGCTATTTGCCAGTGGGGCTTTGATGATGAAGCAAATCATTTACTTCTTCAGAATAACCTGCCTGCAGTTCGTTGGGTAGGAGGACCTGAAATTGAG CTGATTGCCATTGCAACAGGAGGACGGATTGTCCCTCGATTCTCCGAGCTCACACAGGAGAAGCTGGGCTTCGCTGGTCTGGTACAGGAGATCTCATTTGGCACAACTAAAGACAAAATGCTGGTCATTGAGCAGTGTAAGAATTCCAGAGCCGTGACCATCTTCATCAGAGGAGGAAATAAGATG ATCATCGAAGAAGCAAAACGGTCCCTTCATGATGCTTTGTGTGTCATCCGGAACCTCATCCGCGATAATCGTGTGGTGTATGGAGGAGGTGCTGCTGAAATATCTTGTGCTTTGGCAGTTAGCCAAGAGGCAGATAAG TGCCCAACCCTGGAGCAGTATGCCATGAGAGCCTTTGCAGATGCATTGGAGGTCATCCCCATGGCCCTTTCTGAAAACAGTGGCATGAATCCCATCCAGACAATGACTGAAGTCCGAGCCAGACAAGTGAAGGAGATGAACCCTGCTCTTGGAATTGACTGTTTGCACAAGGGTACAAATG ATATGCAGCAACAACATGTCATAGAAACCTTGATTGGCAAAAAGCAACAGATATCTCTTGCAACACAAATGGTTAGAATGATTTTGAAGATTGATGACATTCGTAAGCCTGgagaatctgaagaatga
- the Cmbl gene encoding carboxymethylenebutenolidase homolog isoform X3: MANEAHPCPCDIGHRLEYGGMGHEVQVEHIKAYVTRCPVDAGKAVIVIQDIFGWQLPNTRYMADLISGNGYTTIVPDFFVGQEPWSPTGDWSTFPEWLKTRNARKINKEFDAVLRYLKQQCHAQKIGVVGFCWGGIAVHHVMMTYPELRAGVSVYGIVKDSEDIYSLKNPTLFIFAENDAVIPLEQVSLLTQKLKEHCKVEYQIKTFSGQTHGFVHRKREDCLPADKPYIDEARRNLIEWLNKYI; this comes from the exons ATGGCTAACGAAGCTCATCCTTGCCCCTGTGACATTGGCCACAGGCTCGAGTATGGAGGCATGGGGCATGAAGTTCAAGTCGAGCACATCAAGGCTTATGTCACCAGATGCCCCGTTGATGCAGGCAAAGCTGTGATTGTCATTCAAGACATCTTCGGATGGCAGTTGCCCAACACCAGGTATATGGCTGACTTGATCTCAGGAAATGGATACAC AACCATCGTTCCCGACTTCTTTGTGGGGCAAGAGCCGTGGAGCCCCACTGGGGACTGGTCCACCTTCCCCGAGTGGTTGAAAACGAGAAATGCCAGGAAGATCAATAA AGAGTTCGATGCTGTCCTGAGGTACCTGAAGCAACAGTGCCATGCCCAGAAGATTGGCGTCGTGGGCTTCTGCTGGGGTGGGATCGCCGTGCATCACGTGATGATGACGTACCCAGAACTCAGGGCAGGGGTGTCCGTCTACG GCATTGTCAAGGATTCTGAAGATATTTACAGTCTAAAGAATCCCACGTTGTTCATTTTTGCTGAAAATGATGCTGTGATTCCACTGGAGCAA GTCTCCTTGCTGACACAGAAGTTGAAAGAACACTGCAAGGTTGAAtatcaaattaaaacattttctgggCAAACGCACGGTTTTGTGCATCGCAAGAGAGAAGACTGTTTACCTGCCGACAAGCCTTACATTGATGAGGCAAGAAGGAATTTAATCGAGTGGCTGAACAAATACATTTAG